One window from the genome of Megalobrama amblycephala isolate DHTTF-2021 linkage group LG4, ASM1881202v1, whole genome shotgun sequence encodes:
- the lg4hxorf58 gene encoding uncharacterized protein CXorf58 homolog isoform X3 → MKEQFPALTVLHHLSPREAELLKDPSLKCKIRFRFAGPRFPPSVVFKIFHTGGGRHYLSGQKAFAPSNQATADTCRMMGNRAFMDLISVNEIHKAAVEPQDVICMRDYMQYSSHMDELPARLGGRENGWRFLSLKVLSRDIVLRGGVKPGMRGFSVGKLNPVLPLRHLARSDFAGQQLSHRGFLTSTRRSAHAQNTSAHKRRLYGLPETERVLNEHMDSINNHDVKKQNGTTEKWGIKIVLPFVETEEYDDNSSESEWEEEAEKLCDWSKQLDIDAVDTPELI, encoded by the exons atgaag GAGCAGTTTCCGGCTTTGACAGTTCTGCATCATCTCAGTCCCAGAGAAGCAGAACTCCTGAAAGACCCCAGTCTAAAGTGCAAGATCCGATTCAG GTTTGCAGGTCCTCGATTTCCACCTTCTGTTGTGTTCAAGATTTTCCACACTGGAGGAGGACGACACTATCTGTCTGGCCAAAAAGCCTTTGCTCCCTCCAACCAG GCCACAGCAGACACCTGCAGAATGATGGGAAATAGAGCATTTATGGATCTCATTTCAGTGAACGAGATTCACAAAGCCGCTGTTGAACCACAAGACGTGATTTGCATGAGAGACTATATGCAG TACTCCAGCCACATGGATGAGCTTCCAGCACGTCTAGGTGGCAGAGAAAACGGATGGAGGTTCCTGTCTCTGAAGGTGCTGTCCCGCGACATTGTGCTCAGAGGAGGCGTAAAGCCTGGAATGAGAGGTTTTAGTGTAGGCAAACTGAATCCGGTCCTGCCGTTAAGACATCTTGCCCGCTCTGATTTTGCCGGACAGCAGCTCTCACACAG AGGTTTTCTGACCTCCACACGACGCTCTGCCCACGCTCAAAACACTTCAGCTCACAAGAGACGCCTCTACGGCCTGCCTGAGACTGAAAGA GTGTTAAATGAACATATGGACAGCATTAATAACCATGACGTGAAGAAACAGAACGGGACAACTGAGAAATGGGGCATCAAGATAGTTCTCCCATTCGTTGAAACTGAAGAATATGACGACAACTCATCTGAGTCTGAATGGGAGGAAGAGGCAGAGAAACTGTGCGACTGGTCTAAACAACTGGATATAGATGCAGTCGACACACCTGAGCTCATTTAG
- the lg4hxorf58 gene encoding uncharacterized protein CXorf58 homolog isoform X4, producing the protein MSENIASNIQNDTFLLMENYEKCARRIQSYWRSFRDRRLFRLMTNTLRSAEQFPALTVLHHLSPREAELLKDPSLKCKIRFRFAGPRFPPSVVFKIFHTGGGRHYLSGQKAFAPSNQATADTCRMMGNRAFMDLISVNEIHKAAVEPQDVICMRDYMQYSSHMDELPARLGGRENGWRFLSLKVLSRDIVLRGGVKPGMRGFSVGKLNPVLPLRHLARSDFAGQQLSHRC; encoded by the exons ATGTCTGAGAACATCGCTTCTAATATTCAGAATGATACTTTCTTGTTGATGGAGAATTATGAGAAGTGTGCCAGAAGAATTCAGTCATACTGGAGATCGTTTAGGGACAGACGGCTCTTCAGACTCATGACGAATACTCTACGCTCCGCG GAGCAGTTTCCGGCTTTGACAGTTCTGCATCATCTCAGTCCCAGAGAAGCAGAACTCCTGAAAGACCCCAGTCTAAAGTGCAAGATCCGATTCAG GTTTGCAGGTCCTCGATTTCCACCTTCTGTTGTGTTCAAGATTTTCCACACTGGAGGAGGACGACACTATCTGTCTGGCCAAAAAGCCTTTGCTCCCTCCAACCAG GCCACAGCAGACACCTGCAGAATGATGGGAAATAGAGCATTTATGGATCTCATTTCAGTGAACGAGATTCACAAAGCCGCTGTTGAACCACAAGACGTGATTTGCATGAGAGACTATATGCAG TACTCCAGCCACATGGATGAGCTTCCAGCACGTCTAGGTGGCAGAGAAAACGGATGGAGGTTCCTGTCTCTGAAGGTGCTGTCCCGCGACATTGTGCTCAGAGGAGGCGTAAAGCCTGGAATGAGAGGTTTTAGTGTAGGCAAACTGAATCCGGTCCTGCCGTTAAGACATCTTGCCCGCTCTGATTTTGCCGGACAGCAGCTCTCACACAG GTGTTAA
- the lg4hxorf58 gene encoding uncharacterized protein CXorf58 homolog isoform X2 yields MRKRKEQFPALTVLHHLSPREAELLKDPSLKCKIRFRFAGPRFPPSVVFKIFHTGGGRHYLSGQKAFAPSNQATADTCRMMGNRAFMDLISVNEIHKAAVEPQDVICMRDYMQYSSHMDELPARLGGRENGWRFLSLKVLSRDIVLRGGVKPGMRGFSVGKLNPVLPLRHLARSDFAGQQLSHRGFLTSTRRSAHAQNTSAHKRRLYGLPETERVLNEHMDSINNHDVKKQNGTTEKWGIKIVLPFVETEEYDDNSSESEWEEEAEKLCDWSKQLDIDAVDTPELI; encoded by the exons atgcggaagcggaaa GAGCAGTTTCCGGCTTTGACAGTTCTGCATCATCTCAGTCCCAGAGAAGCAGAACTCCTGAAAGACCCCAGTCTAAAGTGCAAGATCCGATTCAG GTTTGCAGGTCCTCGATTTCCACCTTCTGTTGTGTTCAAGATTTTCCACACTGGAGGAGGACGACACTATCTGTCTGGCCAAAAAGCCTTTGCTCCCTCCAACCAG GCCACAGCAGACACCTGCAGAATGATGGGAAATAGAGCATTTATGGATCTCATTTCAGTGAACGAGATTCACAAAGCCGCTGTTGAACCACAAGACGTGATTTGCATGAGAGACTATATGCAG TACTCCAGCCACATGGATGAGCTTCCAGCACGTCTAGGTGGCAGAGAAAACGGATGGAGGTTCCTGTCTCTGAAGGTGCTGTCCCGCGACATTGTGCTCAGAGGAGGCGTAAAGCCTGGAATGAGAGGTTTTAGTGTAGGCAAACTGAATCCGGTCCTGCCGTTAAGACATCTTGCCCGCTCTGATTTTGCCGGACAGCAGCTCTCACACAG AGGTTTTCTGACCTCCACACGACGCTCTGCCCACGCTCAAAACACTTCAGCTCACAAGAGACGCCTCTACGGCCTGCCTGAGACTGAAAGA GTGTTAAATGAACATATGGACAGCATTAATAACCATGACGTGAAGAAACAGAACGGGACAACTGAGAAATGGGGCATCAAGATAGTTCTCCCATTCGTTGAAACTGAAGAATATGACGACAACTCATCTGAGTCTGAATGGGAGGAAGAGGCAGAGAAACTGTGCGACTGGTCTAAACAACTGGATATAGATGCAGTCGACACACCTGAGCTCATTTAG
- the lg4hxorf58 gene encoding uncharacterized protein CXorf58 homolog isoform X1 encodes MSENIASNIQNDTFLLMENYEKCARRIQSYWRSFRDRRLFRLMTNTLRSAEQFPALTVLHHLSPREAELLKDPSLKCKIRFRFAGPRFPPSVVFKIFHTGGGRHYLSGQKAFAPSNQATADTCRMMGNRAFMDLISVNEIHKAAVEPQDVICMRDYMQYSSHMDELPARLGGRENGWRFLSLKVLSRDIVLRGGVKPGMRGFSVGKLNPVLPLRHLARSDFAGQQLSHRGFLTSTRRSAHAQNTSAHKRRLYGLPETERVLNEHMDSINNHDVKKQNGTTEKWGIKIVLPFVETEEYDDNSSESEWEEEAEKLCDWSKQLDIDAVDTPELI; translated from the exons ATGTCTGAGAACATCGCTTCTAATATTCAGAATGATACTTTCTTGTTGATGGAGAATTATGAGAAGTGTGCCAGAAGAATTCAGTCATACTGGAGATCGTTTAGGGACAGACGGCTCTTCAGACTCATGACGAATACTCTACGCTCCGCG GAGCAGTTTCCGGCTTTGACAGTTCTGCATCATCTCAGTCCCAGAGAAGCAGAACTCCTGAAAGACCCCAGTCTAAAGTGCAAGATCCGATTCAG GTTTGCAGGTCCTCGATTTCCACCTTCTGTTGTGTTCAAGATTTTCCACACTGGAGGAGGACGACACTATCTGTCTGGCCAAAAAGCCTTTGCTCCCTCCAACCAG GCCACAGCAGACACCTGCAGAATGATGGGAAATAGAGCATTTATGGATCTCATTTCAGTGAACGAGATTCACAAAGCCGCTGTTGAACCACAAGACGTGATTTGCATGAGAGACTATATGCAG TACTCCAGCCACATGGATGAGCTTCCAGCACGTCTAGGTGGCAGAGAAAACGGATGGAGGTTCCTGTCTCTGAAGGTGCTGTCCCGCGACATTGTGCTCAGAGGAGGCGTAAAGCCTGGAATGAGAGGTTTTAGTGTAGGCAAACTGAATCCGGTCCTGCCGTTAAGACATCTTGCCCGCTCTGATTTTGCCGGACAGCAGCTCTCACACAG AGGTTTTCTGACCTCCACACGACGCTCTGCCCACGCTCAAAACACTTCAGCTCACAAGAGACGCCTCTACGGCCTGCCTGAGACTGAAAGA GTGTTAAATGAACATATGGACAGCATTAATAACCATGACGTGAAGAAACAGAACGGGACAACTGAGAAATGGGGCATCAAGATAGTTCTCCCATTCGTTGAAACTGAAGAATATGACGACAACTCATCTGAGTCTGAATGGGAGGAAGAGGCAGAGAAACTGTGCGACTGGTCTAAACAACTGGATATAGATGCAGTCGACACACCTGAGCTCATTTAG